A region from the Leguminivora glycinivorella isolate SPB_JAAS2020 chromosome 3, LegGlyc_1.1, whole genome shotgun sequence genome encodes:
- the LOC125242588 gene encoding putative serine protease K12H4.7 isoform X2: MYLLCLFLLATVSADVVPSQPPVEPPLRYDMPPPPETARMSTRNVFQTFISMPLDHFNPQNSDTFMMRYMFNEQFFGGPGSPVFILVGGEWDIAAGWLLAGNMFEMARENHGYMVYTEHRYYGQTVPYTNFTTENLRFLNVDQALADLAYFIQNMKQSPQFADSKFILYGGSYAANMVLWFKQRYPHLVVGTVASSGPIKGEVDFTGYLEVVHDAFLAEGGEQCISTIRQGILDTVEALKTEEGRRELEQAYRLCSPLLDYDDVYELGYFSGLISWRFSGSVQSARPGVLQAICNNFAGNIYGTTPMQKIGGYIAQTAGLQTCWTIEYSILLGTYSNPRSNSRAWYYQTCTEYGYYQTAPRSGTVFDPLIWLSVDFYVDICKQVFSERFDKEFVYDAVERVNLIFGGLQPNVNNTINIHGTYDPWHALGVFEHDLKENSPTITVPRASHCFDMQGWLNTDTIRMTQTKQEARRIVASWLN, translated from the exons ATGTATTTG CTATGTCTGTTCCTGTTAGCCACCGTCAGTGCCGATGTGGTCCCGAGCCAGCCACCAGTGGAGCCCCCACTGCGATACGACATGCCGCCGCCGCCTGAAACAGCTCGCATGAGCACCCGCAACGTCTTCCAGACCTTCATCAGCATGCCACTGGACCACTTTAATCCGCAGAACTCGGACACGTTTATGATG CGTTACATGTTCAACGAGCAATTCTTCGGCGGCCCTGGCTCGCCAGTGTTCATCCTTGTGGGCGGAGAGTGGGACATCGCTGCGGGATGGCTGCTCGCTGGCAACATGTTCGAGATGGCTCGCGAGAACCATGGGTATATGGTGTACACTGAGCATCGGTATTATGGCCAGACTGTGCCTTACAC AAACTTTACCACCGAAAACCTGCGCTTCCTAAACGTGGACCAAGCCCTGGCCGACCTCGCCTACTTCATCCAAAACATGAAGCAATCGCCACAATTCGCCGACAGCAAGTTCATCCTCTATGGAGGCTCCTATGCTGCCAATATGGTGCTGTGGTTCAAACAACGGTACCCTCACTTGGTCGTGGGAACAGTCGCGTCGAGTGGACCTATTAAAGGAGAAGTTGACTTCACTG GATATTTGGAAGTCGTGCACGACGCATTTCTAGCGGAAGGCGGCGAACAGTGCATATCGACCATCAGGCAAGGCATCTTGGACACCGTGGAGGCGCTGAAGACAGAGGAAGGTCGGCGTGAATTAGAACAGGCATATCG ATTATGTTCGCCGCTTCTAGACTACGACGACGTTTACGAACTAGGATACTTCTCCGGTCTGATCAGCTGGAGATTCTCCGGCAGCGTGCAGTCGGCTCGCCCAGGCGTCCTTCAAGCCATCTGCAATAACTTTGCTGGAAATATCTATG gcACCACCCCAATGCAGAAGATTGGGGGTTACATCGCCCAAACCGCCGGTTTGCAAACATGCTGGACTATAGAATACTCTATACtgttaggtacctacagtaACCCTAGATCAAACT CTCGAGCTTGGTACTACCAGACTTGTACCGAATACGGGTACTATCAAACCGCGCCCAGAAGTGGCACAGTATTTGACCCCTTAATATGGCTCAGCGTCGATTTCTACGTCGACATTTGCAAACAGGTTTTTTCCGAGAG ATTCGATAAGGAGTTTGTCTACGACGCAGTGGAGCGAGTGAACCTTATATTCGGCGGTTTACAACCAAACGTGAACAACACCATCAACATTCACGGGACGTATGACCCGTGGCACGCCCTGGGTGTCTTCGAACACGATCTCAAGGAAAACTCACCTACTATTACAGTTCCTAG GGCATCCCACTGCTTCGACATGCAAGGCTGGTTGAACACAGACACCATCCGAATGACGCAGACGAAGCAGGAGGCGCGACGCATCGTGGCGTCCTGGCTCAACTAA
- the LOC125242588 gene encoding putative serine protease K12H4.7 isoform X1: MKVFRIVWILDIIRRLYNSHKLCLFLLATVSADVVPSQPPVEPPLRYDMPPPPETARMSTRNVFQTFISMPLDHFNPQNSDTFMMRYMFNEQFFGGPGSPVFILVGGEWDIAAGWLLAGNMFEMARENHGYMVYTEHRYYGQTVPYTNFTTENLRFLNVDQALADLAYFIQNMKQSPQFADSKFILYGGSYAANMVLWFKQRYPHLVVGTVASSGPIKGEVDFTGYLEVVHDAFLAEGGEQCISTIRQGILDTVEALKTEEGRRELEQAYRLCSPLLDYDDVYELGYFSGLISWRFSGSVQSARPGVLQAICNNFAGNIYGTTPMQKIGGYIAQTAGLQTCWTIEYSILLGTYSNPRSNSRAWYYQTCTEYGYYQTAPRSGTVFDPLIWLSVDFYVDICKQVFSERFDKEFVYDAVERVNLIFGGLQPNVNNTINIHGTYDPWHALGVFEHDLKENSPTITVPRASHCFDMQGWLNTDTIRMTQTKQEARRIVASWLN; this comes from the exons ATGAAAGTATTCAGGATTGTGTGGATACTGGATATTATCAGACGATTGTATAATTCACATAag CTATGTCTGTTCCTGTTAGCCACCGTCAGTGCCGATGTGGTCCCGAGCCAGCCACCAGTGGAGCCCCCACTGCGATACGACATGCCGCCGCCGCCTGAAACAGCTCGCATGAGCACCCGCAACGTCTTCCAGACCTTCATCAGCATGCCACTGGACCACTTTAATCCGCAGAACTCGGACACGTTTATGATG CGTTACATGTTCAACGAGCAATTCTTCGGCGGCCCTGGCTCGCCAGTGTTCATCCTTGTGGGCGGAGAGTGGGACATCGCTGCGGGATGGCTGCTCGCTGGCAACATGTTCGAGATGGCTCGCGAGAACCATGGGTATATGGTGTACACTGAGCATCGGTATTATGGCCAGACTGTGCCTTACAC AAACTTTACCACCGAAAACCTGCGCTTCCTAAACGTGGACCAAGCCCTGGCCGACCTCGCCTACTTCATCCAAAACATGAAGCAATCGCCACAATTCGCCGACAGCAAGTTCATCCTCTATGGAGGCTCCTATGCTGCCAATATGGTGCTGTGGTTCAAACAACGGTACCCTCACTTGGTCGTGGGAACAGTCGCGTCGAGTGGACCTATTAAAGGAGAAGTTGACTTCACTG GATATTTGGAAGTCGTGCACGACGCATTTCTAGCGGAAGGCGGCGAACAGTGCATATCGACCATCAGGCAAGGCATCTTGGACACCGTGGAGGCGCTGAAGACAGAGGAAGGTCGGCGTGAATTAGAACAGGCATATCG ATTATGTTCGCCGCTTCTAGACTACGACGACGTTTACGAACTAGGATACTTCTCCGGTCTGATCAGCTGGAGATTCTCCGGCAGCGTGCAGTCGGCTCGCCCAGGCGTCCTTCAAGCCATCTGCAATAACTTTGCTGGAAATATCTATG gcACCACCCCAATGCAGAAGATTGGGGGTTACATCGCCCAAACCGCCGGTTTGCAAACATGCTGGACTATAGAATACTCTATACtgttaggtacctacagtaACCCTAGATCAAACT CTCGAGCTTGGTACTACCAGACTTGTACCGAATACGGGTACTATCAAACCGCGCCCAGAAGTGGCACAGTATTTGACCCCTTAATATGGCTCAGCGTCGATTTCTACGTCGACATTTGCAAACAGGTTTTTTCCGAGAG ATTCGATAAGGAGTTTGTCTACGACGCAGTGGAGCGAGTGAACCTTATATTCGGCGGTTTACAACCAAACGTGAACAACACCATCAACATTCACGGGACGTATGACCCGTGGCACGCCCTGGGTGTCTTCGAACACGATCTCAAGGAAAACTCACCTACTATTACAGTTCCTAG GGCATCCCACTGCTTCGACATGCAAGGCTGGTTGAACACAGACACCATCCGAATGACGCAGACGAAGCAGGAGGCGCGACGCATCGTGGCGTCCTGGCTCAACTAA